A genomic region of Campylobacter corcagiensis contains the following coding sequences:
- a CDS encoding YfcE family phosphodiesterase has translation MRLKFGVISDSHHRSDVAKSAINFLKDCGADLLIHAGDIVEHATLKDLKHSNLPYVAVLGNNDKELQKYKKEFNLFKEPYNFDFNGFKFRLAHYPYYLKGDADIFIYGHTHVFSVTKCNNSLYLNPGEICARKKPKFECVLVECEKQNLINSFKIDKFESHINEICWQEV, from the coding sequence TTGAGGTTAAAATTTGGTGTTATATCTGATTCTCACCATAGAAGCGATGTAGCAAAGAGCGCTATAAATTTTTTAAAAGATTGTGGAGCAGATTTACTAATACACGCTGGTGATATAGTAGAACACGCAACCCTTAAAGATTTAAAGCACTCAAATTTGCCATATGTTGCTGTTTTAGGCAACAATGACAAAGAGTTGCAAAAATATAAAAAAGAGTTTAACCTCTTTAAAGAGCCATATAATTTTGATTTTAATGGCTTTAAATTTCGCCTAGCACACTATCCTTACTATTTAAAAGGAGACGCTGATATTTTTATATATGGACATACTCATGTTTTTAGCGTTACGAAATGTAACAACTCTTTATATTTAAACCCAGGTGAAATTTGTGCTAGAAAAAAGCCAAAATTTGAGTGTGTTTTAGTCGAGTGTGAAAAGCAAAATTTAATAAATTCATTTAAAATAGATAAATTTGAAAGCCATATAAACGAAATCTGCTGGCAAGAGGTCTAA